A genomic segment from Helicobacter sp. NHP19-012 encodes:
- the pgi gene encoding glucose-6-phosphate isomerase has translation MKTLTQLSAFQALQEHFKILKGQHMKDMFQADPKRATRYFLKNGPISLDYSKNRIDDTTLKLLRDLATECGLAEKINAMFSGKKINSTEERAALHTALRYQDQEPIKVDGVDVLPQVRQVLERMEKFSDMVRCGEWLGYTNQVITDVVNIGIGGSDLGALMVCKALRPFASPRLNMYFVSNVDGTQIQGVLDKIHPETTLFIVASKTFSTQETLTNALSARQWFLAHALNEAHIAKHFVAVSTNKEAVQAFGIDTQNMFSFWNWVGGRYSLWSAIGLSIMIYLGKENFKDLLCGAYEMDEHFKNAPFERNMPVILALLGIWYINLFDAGSHLIAPYDQYLRYFPRFIQQLDMESNGKSTTLEGQAVDYDTGPIIWGDLGINAQHAFFQLLHQGTHISPIDFIVSLSKEGHLPEHHDILVSNMFAQAQAFMEGKDYNQAYQELIDMGKSAEKAKSLAHHRVFSGNRPSNVILLDTICPKSVGALIALYEHKIFVQGVIWNINSFDQWGVELGKELAAGILARLRGATPTKPLDSSTKHLVEVYTAFNKGV, from the coding sequence ATGAAAACCTTGACACAACTGAGTGCCTTTCAAGCCCTGCAAGAACATTTTAAAATCTTAAAGGGGCAGCACATGAAAGACATGTTTCAAGCCGACCCCAAGCGCGCCACACGCTACTTTTTAAAAAATGGCCCCATTAGCCTAGACTACTCCAAAAACCGTATAGACGACACGACCTTAAAGCTCTTGAGGGATTTAGCCACAGAGTGTGGGCTAGCTGAAAAAATAAACGCCATGTTTAGCGGGAAGAAGATCAACAGCACCGAAGAGCGCGCCGCCTTGCATACCGCCTTGCGCTACCAAGACCAAGAGCCCATTAAGGTCGATGGTGTGGATGTACTGCCCCAAGTACGCCAAGTCTTAGAGCGCATGGAGAAATTTAGCGACATGGTGCGCTGTGGAGAGTGGCTAGGCTATACAAATCAAGTCATCACCGATGTGGTGAATATCGGGATCGGTGGGTCGGACTTGGGGGCACTGATGGTGTGTAAGGCGCTACGCCCCTTTGCCAGCCCACGCCTGAATATGTACTTCGTGTCTAATGTCGATGGGACACAAATACAAGGCGTGCTGGATAAAATCCACCCCGAAACCACGCTCTTCATCGTGGCTTCTAAAACTTTCTCCACGCAAGAGACCCTGACAAACGCCCTAAGCGCGCGCCAGTGGTTTTTAGCCCACGCACTCAATGAAGCCCACATTGCTAAACACTTTGTGGCGGTTTCTACGAATAAAGAAGCCGTGCAAGCCTTTGGGATCGACACACAGAACATGTTTAGCTTTTGGAACTGGGTGGGGGGGCGTTATAGCTTGTGGTCGGCAATTGGGCTTTCGATCATGATTTATTTAGGCAAAGAAAATTTTAAAGATTTATTGTGCGGAGCGTATGAAATGGATGAGCACTTTAAAAACGCCCCCTTTGAGCGCAACATGCCCGTGATTTTAGCCTTGCTTGGCATTTGGTATATCAATCTCTTTGATGCGGGCAGCCACCTCATCGCCCCCTATGACCAATACCTACGCTACTTCCCCCGTTTTATCCAGCAATTAGACATGGAAAGCAATGGCAAGAGCACCACTTTAGAGGGGCAGGCTGTGGATTATGACACGGGGCCCATCATTTGGGGGGATTTAGGCATCAACGCCCAACATGCCTTCTTCCAGCTCTTACATCAGGGCACACACATCAGCCCAATCGACTTCATTGTGTCCTTAAGCAAGGAGGGGCATTTACCCGAACATCACGACATCTTAGTGAGCAACATGTTCGCCCAAGCCCAAGCCTTCATGGAGGGCAAGGACTATAACCAAGCCTACCAAGAGCTCATAGACATGGGCAAAAGCGCAGAAAAAGCCAAGAGTCTCGCGCACCACCGGGTGTTTTCAGGCAACCGACCCAGTAATGTGATCTTGCTAGACACCATTTGCCCCAAGAGTGTAGGCGCGCTCATCGCGCTTTATGAGCATAAAATCTTTGTACAAGGAGTGATTTGGAACATCAATAGTTTTGACCAATGGGGGGTGGAATTGGGTAAAGAGTTGGCGGCGGGCATTTTGGCACGCCTACGCGGTGCTACGCCCACAAAACCCCTAGACTCCTCTACAAAGCACTTGGTAGAGGTCTACACCGCATTTAATAAAGGAGTTTAA
- a CDS encoding sugar MFS transporter has product MQTKSSTFALAALTALFFAMGFITVLNDVLIPHLKKIFELSHAEAVLVQFCFFGAYFITGGLFGKLLEKIGYPTGVVGGFLLSAIGCILFYPAASTASYPIFLGALFILASGVVLLQTAGNPFVTLLAPGKEASALTLVQAFNSLGTTLGPLFGAHLIASNTEKVIDKVKEAQSVQIPYLTIAGALIVLAIIVYLLKLPDVRERAEQISEHNHDGKKSALEYRHFVFGAGAIFFYVGGEVSIGSFLVLTMEEIAHIPEKVGSHHLIYYWGGAMVGRFIGSLAMQKIAPNTCLAFNAGMNILLLAIALALHSPISIYFLLAIGLFNSIMFPTIFSLATKGLGRFTSQASGIICMAIVGGAVVPLIQGYIADIHNLGILISYMVPMACYVYILIFAVYFYSVRERTH; this is encoded by the coding sequence ATGCAAACCAAGAGCAGTACTTTTGCGCTCGCAGCTCTCACCGCTTTGTTTTTTGCCATGGGTTTCATCACCGTTTTAAACGATGTATTGATCCCACATCTAAAGAAAATCTTTGAGCTCAGCCACGCAGAAGCTGTTTTGGTGCAATTTTGTTTCTTCGGGGCCTACTTCATCACAGGTGGGCTTTTTGGTAAATTGCTAGAGAAGATCGGCTATCCGACCGGCGTGGTGGGAGGCTTTTTGCTGAGTGCCATCGGCTGCATTTTATTTTATCCTGCCGCCTCCACGGCCTCCTATCCTATTTTCCTAGGTGCGCTTTTTATCCTCGCCAGTGGAGTGGTGTTGCTGCAAACCGCGGGCAACCCCTTTGTAACTCTCTTGGCCCCCGGCAAAGAGGCGAGCGCGCTAACCCTCGTGCAAGCCTTTAACTCTCTAGGCACCACTTTAGGTCCGCTCTTTGGGGCGCATTTGATTGCCTCCAACACGGAGAAAGTCATTGACAAGGTCAAAGAGGCGCAGTCCGTGCAAATTCCCTATTTAACGATTGCGGGAGCGCTCATTGTGTTGGCCATCATCGTGTATTTACTCAAACTGCCCGATGTGCGCGAGAGAGCCGAGCAAATCAGTGAACACAACCACGATGGGAAGAAGAGTGCCTTAGAATACCGCCACTTTGTCTTTGGGGCAGGGGCGATTTTCTTTTATGTGGGTGGCGAAGTGTCGATCGGCTCGTTCTTAGTCCTCACTATGGAAGAAATCGCCCACATCCCTGAAAAAGTTGGCTCGCACCATTTGATCTACTATTGGGGCGGGGCGATGGTGGGGCGCTTCATCGGTAGTTTGGCCATGCAAAAAATCGCGCCCAACACTTGTTTGGCTTTCAACGCTGGCATGAACATCCTCTTGCTCGCCATTGCTCTAGCCCTGCATAGCCCTATAAGCATTTACTTTTTGCTCGCTATTGGGTTGTTTAACTCGATCATGTTCCCTACAATCTTCTCTCTAGCCACAAAGGGGCTTGGCAGATTCACCAGCCAAGCCTCTGGAATCATTTGTATGGCGATTGTGGGCGGAGCGGTTGTGCCGCTCATTCAAGGCTACATCGCCGACATACATAACCTGGGGATTTTGATCTCTTACATGGTGCCTATGGCGTGCTATGTCTATATCTTGATCTTTGCAGTTTATTTCTACTCCGTGAGAGAACGCACACATTAA
- a CDS encoding ABC transporter substrate-binding protein, whose translation MLRFLLACLLALPLFAATPRDTLVIGVENETARINSLFDEDHDSALDFVFSGLTRFSPDMQIQPDLATSWEVSPDGLSWVFHLRKGVLWHDGKPFSAEDVEFTLKQAQNPKLNAPARANFSEIKSVQVLDPYTLKITLKAPFPPLLDVLSVGILPKHLLAGKDLNTDRFNQHPIGTGPFKFVRWQKGAYISFVANDKFYRGAPKAKKAVLKIVPDFNVRTYEIKSGAIDVALIEPNLSKSLERDPHIKILDCKSADYRALMFNFNNPLLKSLAVREAINYAIDRPLIAQKILHGYGFVANNPIQASWANDPHAQGYPYDPAKAKEILEKDGWVLKDKVFYKNGKPLAFDIYAFNTDPLRVTLANILQSELAQVGIKASAIAKNHGAFEISKVDSFIIGWGSPLDPDLQTYRIFGSNMEWNYNHYSDEAVDRALQKARTAKNKEMRKTWYAKFIQDLHNNPPFAFLVYLRYPLAYRTNIHGIKPTILGHHGARFTYDVAEWSKD comes from the coding sequence ATGTTAAGATTTCTCCTTGCTTGTTTGTTAGCACTCCCCCTTTTTGCCGCTACACCTAGGGACACTTTAGTTATCGGCGTGGAGAACGAAACCGCCCGCATCAACTCGCTTTTTGACGAGGATCACGACAGCGCGCTGGATTTTGTCTTTAGCGGACTGACCCGTTTTAGCCCTGATATGCAAATACAGCCCGACCTCGCCACAAGTTGGGAGGTGAGCCCCGATGGCTTAAGCTGGGTGTTTCATTTAAGAAAAGGGGTTTTATGGCACGATGGCAAGCCCTTTAGTGCTGAGGATGTAGAGTTTACTCTCAAGCAGGCGCAAAATCCCAAGCTCAACGCCCCCGCACGGGCGAACTTTAGCGAGATTAAAAGCGTGCAGGTGCTAGACCCCTACACCTTAAAAATCACCCTAAAAGCCCCCTTCCCCCCCCTCTTAGATGTGCTGAGTGTGGGCATTTTACCTAAGCATTTATTGGCGGGCAAGGATTTAAACACCGATAGATTTAACCAACACCCCATCGGCACGGGGCCCTTTAAATTTGTGCGCTGGCAAAAGGGCGCGTATATCAGCTTTGTGGCTAATGACAAATTTTATAGAGGCGCGCCCAAGGCTAAAAAGGCGGTGTTAAAGATTGTCCCCGATTTCAATGTCCGCACCTATGAGATCAAAAGTGGGGCGATCGATGTCGCCCTGATCGAGCCCAATTTAAGCAAGAGCCTAGAGCGCGACCCGCACATTAAGATTTTAGACTGCAAGAGCGCAGACTACCGGGCTTTAATGTTTAACTTCAACAACCCCCTTTTAAAATCCCTAGCCGTGAGAGAAGCGATCAACTACGCCATTGACCGCCCCCTCATCGCCCAAAAAATCCTACACGGCTATGGCTTTGTCGCCAACAACCCCATCCAAGCAAGCTGGGCGAACGACCCGCACGCACAAGGCTACCCCTACGACCCCGCCAAAGCCAAAGAGATTTTAGAAAAAGACGGCTGGGTGCTCAAAGACAAGGTTTTTTACAAAAACGGCAAGCCTTTAGCCTTTGACATTTACGCTTTCAACACCGATCCCCTAAGGGTGACGCTAGCCAATATCTTACAAAGCGAGCTCGCCCAAGTGGGGATCAAAGCGAGTGCGATCGCTAAAAACCATGGGGCGTTTGAGATCAGCAAGGTGGATAGCTTCATCATCGGTTGGGGCAGCCCGCTAGACCCGGACCTACAAACCTACCGCATTTTTGGCTCAAATATGGAGTGGAATTACAACCACTACAGCGATGAGGCGGTGGATCGTGCCCTTCAAAAAGCCCGCACCGCTAAAAATAAAGAGATGCGTAAAACGTGGTATGCCAAATTCATACAGGATTTACACAACAACCCGCCCTTTGCCTTCTTGGTGTATCTGCGCTACCCCTTAGCCTACCGCACCAACATACACGGGATCAAACCCACGATTTTAGGCCACCACGGGGCGCGCTTTACTTATGATGTCGCTGAGTGGAGCAAGGATTAG